Proteins co-encoded in one Pseudomonas beijingensis genomic window:
- a CDS encoding terminase endonuclease subunit: MANSLAKRHYQRVTAAIEAAATEPTQTMAGATAYEHQLNQLLQDRLRLKQVQSNQGKAELKRQLLPSYESYVQGVLEGGQGAQDEVLTTVMVWRFDAGDFTGGLDIATYVLEHKMVMPDRFARTLGCLVAEEVATAAFKAQKVGEPFDLAILHRTAELTDAEDMPDQARAKLFLAMGRATLEGITEEAPGQPGKLQVGVDLLKKAIALHDACGGKKDLERAERLLNKLAGPAG; encoded by the coding sequence ATGGCTAACAGCCTCGCCAAGCGCCACTACCAGCGCGTCACTGCCGCCATCGAGGCGGCAGCGACCGAGCCCACCCAGACCATGGCGGGCGCGACGGCCTACGAGCACCAGCTCAACCAGCTGCTGCAAGATCGCCTGCGCCTGAAACAGGTCCAGTCAAACCAAGGCAAGGCAGAACTAAAGCGCCAATTGCTGCCGAGCTATGAATCCTATGTGCAAGGTGTGCTGGAAGGCGGTCAGGGCGCGCAGGACGAGGTACTGACCACCGTCATGGTCTGGCGCTTCGATGCTGGCGACTTCACCGGTGGGCTCGACATCGCGACATACGTGCTGGAACACAAGATGGTCATGCCCGACCGCTTCGCCCGCACCTTGGGCTGCTTGGTCGCCGAGGAAGTAGCCACGGCAGCCTTCAAGGCCCAGAAGGTTGGCGAACCGTTCGACCTGGCAATCCTGCACCGCACCGCAGAACTCACCGACGCCGAGGACATGCCCGACCAAGCCCGCGCCAAGCTGTTCCTCGCCATGGGCCGCGCCACGCTGGAAGGCATCACCGAAGAGGCACCGGGCCAACCCGGCAAGCTCCAGGTCGGTGTGGATCTACTGAAAAAAGCCATCGCCCTGCACGACGCCTGCGGTGGCAAGAAAGATCTGGAGCGGGCCGAACGCCTGCTCAACAAACTTGCCGGCCCTGCCGGCTAA
- a CDS encoding phage tail protein translates to MNKPESLRAHLLATVGELKHNPDRLLIFIDNGKIRCTAAASLSFEYSFDLQVILTEYAGHPDSVMLPLLGWLSVNQSELLENLNKSAEGIQFEADILDNSKVDLSLTLPLTERVVVGKDADGNTTIHHPGEPRQVAAFLDPAWVPGAQGTGSEWVVQK, encoded by the coding sequence ATGAACAAACCCGAAAGCCTGCGCGCCCATCTGCTGGCGACCGTGGGAGAACTCAAGCACAACCCCGACCGGCTGCTGATCTTCATCGACAACGGCAAAATCCGCTGCACCGCGGCTGCTTCGTTGTCGTTCGAATACAGCTTTGATTTACAGGTCATCCTCACCGAATACGCCGGTCACCCCGACAGCGTCATGTTGCCACTGCTGGGCTGGCTGAGCGTGAACCAGTCCGAGCTGCTGGAGAACTTGAACAAGTCCGCCGAAGGCATCCAGTTCGAGGCCGATATCCTGGACAACAGCAAAGTGGACCTGAGCCTGACATTGCCGCTGACCGAGCGTGTGGTTGTGGGGAAAGACGCCGACGGCAATACCACCATCCACCATCCTGGCGAACCTCGGCAGGTCGCCGCGTTCCTTGACCCTGCGTGGGTACCTGGCGCTCAAGGCACCGGCAGTGAATGGGTCGTGCAGAAATGA
- a CDS encoding GPO family capsid scaffolding protein, protein MKKFRSNWFRVAVEGATSDKRTIKRSWLEQAAKNFNPSTYGARIWLEHFRSLLPDSPFKAYGDVLAVKTEEVDINGQKKLALFAQVEPTPELIAMNKAKQKIYTSIEIDDSFADTGEAYIVGLAVTDSPASLGTDVLAFSAQKPDASPFKDRHYSATSMFTEALETELKFEEIEEKPSIGAQLFSKVQALLTGKQAKDDTEFAQIGEAVEAIAEHVKDLPDQLAAEKRFSAGLKTQLEQISTELTELKTKLSTTQDHNQQTRPPVTGGDKQVMTDC, encoded by the coding sequence ATGAAGAAGTTTCGCAGCAACTGGTTCCGCGTCGCCGTCGAGGGCGCCACTTCGGACAAGCGCACCATCAAACGCAGCTGGCTGGAACAGGCCGCCAAGAACTTCAACCCGTCCACCTACGGCGCCCGTATCTGGCTGGAACATTTCCGCAGCCTGCTGCCAGACAGCCCGTTCAAAGCCTATGGCGACGTGCTGGCAGTGAAAACCGAAGAGGTAGACATCAACGGCCAGAAAAAACTGGCCCTGTTCGCCCAGGTTGAGCCCACCCCCGAGCTGATCGCCATGAACAAGGCGAAACAGAAGATTTACACCTCCATCGAAATCGACGACAGCTTTGCCGATACCGGCGAGGCCTACATCGTCGGCCTGGCCGTGACCGACTCGCCCGCCAGCTTGGGCACCGACGTCCTGGCGTTCTCGGCCCAGAAACCCGACGCCAGTCCGTTCAAGGACCGCCACTACTCGGCGACCTCGATGTTTACCGAGGCGTTGGAAACCGAGTTGAAGTTTGAAGAAATCGAAGAGAAGCCAAGCATCGGCGCCCAGCTGTTCAGCAAGGTGCAGGCGCTGCTGACCGGCAAACAGGCCAAGGACGACACCGAGTTCGCCCAGATCGGCGAAGCCGTCGAAGCCATCGCCGAACACGTCAAGGATCTGCCCGATCAACTGGCCGCTGAAAAGAGATTTTCGGCGGGGCTGAAAACCCAGCTCGAACAGATCAGCACGGAACTCACGGAGTTGAAAACCAAGCTCTCCACCACACAGGACCACAACCAACAGACGCGCCCTCCGGTTACCGGTGGCGACAAACAGGTCATGACCGACTGCTAA
- a CDS encoding head completion/stabilization protein — MSGFVASGPVASGHINTDAFWPSIDLDELRATLRIDASVTAPRLETAAVAAAISVNRELSGWRAIQQAAGHAELAAVPGEKINDVSVLVHLYRRAIEAATGAEVCERYRSYDTTNSGNQNAEDLTPNIDDYRRDLRWAVRDFLGINRTTVELI, encoded by the coding sequence ATGAGCGGATTCGTAGCCAGCGGCCCCGTCGCCAGCGGCCATATCAACACCGACGCCTTCTGGCCCTCGATTGATCTCGACGAGCTGCGAGCCACCCTGCGGATCGATGCCAGCGTCACCGCGCCACGATTGGAAACCGCCGCCGTTGCCGCCGCCATCAGCGTCAATCGCGAGCTGAGCGGATGGCGCGCCATCCAGCAGGCCGCAGGCCATGCCGAACTGGCAGCCGTTCCCGGCGAAAAAATCAATGACGTATCTGTCCTGGTGCACCTCTACCGCCGCGCCATCGAAGCCGCCACCGGCGCCGAAGTGTGTGAGCGTTACCGCTCCTACGACACCACCAACAGCGGCAACCAGAACGCCGAAGATCTCACGCCAAACATCGACGATTACCGCCGCGACCTGCGCTGGGCCGTGCGTGACTTCCTCGGCATCAACCGCACCACCGTGGAGCTGATCTGA
- a CDS encoding phage major capsid protein, P2 family: MRNDTREHFNAYLSQLARLNGVSSTSATFSVDPTVQQTLETRMQESSEFLSQIGIIGVDELQGEKVGLGVSSTIAGRTDTTGNGVRQPRDVSSTDKKGYEAKKTDFDTAIRYAQLDAWAKFPDFQARLRDAILKRQALDRIMIGFNGVSAAATTDRQANPLLQDVNIGWLEQYRLNAPARVLKDGKTAGKIVIGSGASADYNNLDALVFDAIANLIDPWHRKDPGIVVILGSNLVHDKYFPLINKEQPASEKLATDMILSQKRMGGKQPVEVPYVPDGGALVTTLANLAIYWQIGGRRRYVKEAPEKNRIENYESSNDAYVVEDYGLGCLIENIELEEA, from the coding sequence ATGCGCAACGATACTCGCGAACACTTCAACGCCTACCTGAGCCAGCTCGCTCGACTCAACGGCGTGTCTTCAACCTCCGCGACCTTTTCCGTTGACCCTACGGTTCAACAGACGTTGGAAACCCGGATGCAGGAATCCAGCGAGTTCCTGAGCCAAATCGGGATCATCGGAGTCGATGAACTCCAGGGCGAAAAAGTCGGCTTGGGTGTCAGCAGCACCATTGCCGGTCGTACCGACACCACCGGCAACGGCGTTCGCCAACCTCGCGATGTATCCTCCACCGACAAGAAAGGTTACGAGGCCAAGAAAACCGACTTCGACACCGCAATCCGCTACGCGCAGCTTGATGCCTGGGCGAAATTTCCAGACTTCCAGGCTCGCCTGCGCGATGCGATCCTCAAGCGCCAGGCGCTCGACCGCATCATGATCGGCTTCAACGGTGTCAGCGCAGCCGCTACGACCGACCGCCAGGCCAATCCTTTGCTGCAAGACGTCAATATCGGCTGGCTGGAACAGTACCGCCTCAACGCGCCTGCGCGAGTCCTCAAGGATGGGAAAACTGCCGGCAAAATCGTCATCGGCAGTGGTGCCAGCGCCGACTACAACAACCTCGATGCATTGGTGTTCGACGCCATCGCCAACCTGATCGACCCATGGCACCGCAAGGATCCGGGCATCGTGGTCATCCTGGGCAGCAACCTGGTGCACGACAAGTATTTCCCGCTGATCAACAAGGAACAGCCGGCCTCCGAAAAACTGGCAACCGACATGATCCTTTCGCAGAAGCGCATGGGCGGAAAGCAGCCGGTCGAGGTGCCGTATGTGCCAGACGGCGGGGCGCTGGTCACCACCCTGGCGAACCTGGCCATCTACTGGCAGATCGGCGGTCGGCGCCGCTATGTCAAAGAAGCACCGGAAAAAAACCGCATCGAAAACTACGAGTCCAGCAACGACGCGTATGTCGTCGAGGATTACGGCCTCGGCTGCCTGATCGAAAACATCGAGCTTGAGGAGGCCTGA
- the lysB gene encoding Rz-like lysis system protein LysB (The gene for this Rz-like phage lysis system protein may overlap extensively with the gene for the other spanin subunit, the Rz1-like protein in the outer membrane.): protein MSTLRQALYGIALLGALALLIWGQEQRLTVAEKNTELAEKDTKTARAEADRLRTTVGTLQTTLNAERVAQAALRTQQDQLRQGLAKREQTIEALKRENEDLRNWADQPLPELARRLRERPALTGADAYRQWLSGRGALHPAGDKPTQ from the coding sequence ATGAGCACCCTGCGCCAGGCGCTGTACGGCATCGCCCTGCTGGGCGCCCTGGCTCTGCTGATCTGGGGCCAGGAACAGCGCCTCACCGTAGCCGAGAAGAACACCGAGCTGGCGGAGAAGGACACCAAAACCGCACGCGCTGAAGCTGACAGGCTGCGCACCACGGTCGGCACGCTGCAAACCACCCTGAACGCCGAACGCGTTGCCCAAGCCGCCCTGCGGACCCAGCAAGATCAGCTACGCCAGGGCCTGGCAAAGCGCGAGCAAACCATCGAGGCGCTGAAACGTGAAAACGAAGACCTTCGCAACTGGGCTGACCAGCCTTTGCCTGAGCTTGCTCGCCGGCTGCGCGAGCGCCCCGCCCTCACCGGCGCCGACGCTTATCGTCAGTGGTTGTCCGGCCGTGGTGCCCTGCACCCTGCCGGCGACAAGCCCACTCAATAA
- a CDS encoding tail protein X, whose protein sequence is MPVTVRAFQNDTVDALCWRHYGRTAGVTEAVLEANPGLADYGPILPQGLAVQMPEAQTAAPQRQMVNLWD, encoded by the coding sequence ATGCCTGTCACCGTTCGAGCCTTTCAAAACGACACCGTTGACGCCCTGTGCTGGCGTCACTACGGCCGCACCGCCGGCGTGACCGAAGCGGTACTCGAAGCCAACCCCGGCCTGGCCGACTACGGTCCGATCCTGCCCCAAGGCCTGGCTGTGCAAATGCCAGAAGCCCAGACGGCAGCCCCACAGCGGCAGATGGTGAACCTATGGGACTAA
- a CDS encoding phage virion morphogenesis protein: MTNRLETLEDWAAGLLGQLEPASRNKLARSIGQALRRSQQQRIIAQRNPDGSKYAPRKQRNLRGKQGRVKRKVQMFQKLRTASFLKVQGDGNAISVGFTGRIARIARVHQYGLKDRAERGAPDVKYEKRELLGLSEPDLDLIRDYLLAHLTA, from the coding sequence ATGACCAACCGATTGGAAACGCTGGAGGATTGGGCGGCCGGCCTGCTGGGACAACTGGAACCGGCATCGCGCAACAAACTGGCCCGCAGCATCGGCCAAGCCCTGCGGCGAAGCCAGCAGCAGCGGATCATCGCCCAACGCAACCCGGACGGGAGCAAGTACGCGCCGCGAAAGCAGCGCAACTTGCGGGGAAAACAAGGAAGGGTGAAGCGAAAGGTGCAAATGTTTCAGAAGCTGCGCACGGCGAGCTTTTTGAAGGTCCAGGGCGACGGCAATGCTATCAGCGTAGGGTTTACAGGACGGATTGCGAGGATAGCCAGAGTCCACCAGTATGGGTTGAAGGATCGTGCCGAACGTGGCGCCCCGGACGTGAAATATGAAAAGCGCGAGCTGCTGGGTCTTTCTGAGCCCGATTTGGATCTAATCCGAGACTACTTGCTCGCTCATCTCACTGCTTAG
- a CDS encoding N-acetylmuramidase family protein has translation MTTLRHGDRSQAVRILQKNLNDHGAALVVDGDYGDSTEAAVRAYQLKVGLVADGVAGEKTQASLAGGDCQLLLKNEDLVKAAQILDVPLASVYAVNEIESKGKGFLANGKPVILFERHIMYRQLATPRHEGDNPDELKRHADQLAAANPAIVNPKSGGYAGGTAEHQRLSHARLIDDTAALESASWGAFQIMGFHWHRLGYASVQALVEDMSAGESQQFAAFVRFIQTDPVLHKALKGRKWAEFAKLYNGPDYQRNLYDIKLQRAYERHAECGCGQVVAA, from the coding sequence ATGACGACGCTTCGCCACGGCGACCGCTCCCAGGCGGTGCGCATCCTGCAAAAAAACCTGAACGACCACGGCGCCGCACTGGTGGTGGATGGCGACTATGGCGATTCCACCGAGGCCGCCGTGCGGGCGTATCAGTTGAAAGTCGGTTTGGTCGCCGATGGCGTTGCCGGCGAAAAGACCCAGGCCAGCCTGGCCGGCGGTGACTGTCAGCTCCTGTTGAAAAACGAAGACCTGGTAAAAGCCGCGCAGATCCTCGACGTACCGCTGGCAAGCGTCTATGCCGTCAACGAGATTGAATCCAAGGGCAAGGGCTTCCTGGCGAATGGCAAGCCGGTGATTCTATTCGAGCGGCACATCATGTACCGCCAGCTCGCGACGCCGCGCCACGAAGGCGACAACCCCGACGAACTCAAGCGCCACGCCGACCAGTTGGCCGCCGCCAATCCGGCCATCGTCAACCCGAAGTCCGGCGGCTATGCCGGCGGCACTGCTGAGCACCAACGCCTGAGCCACGCCCGCCTGATCGATGACACCGCCGCGCTGGAATCCGCTTCCTGGGGCGCGTTCCAGATTATGGGCTTTCACTGGCACCGCCTGGGCTATGCCAGCGTGCAAGCGCTGGTCGAGGACATGAGTGCAGGCGAGTCTCAACAGTTCGCGGCCTTCGTGCGTTTCATCCAGACCGACCCGGTGCTGCACAAGGCCTTGAAAGGCCGTAAATGGGCCGAATTCGCCAAGCTCTACAACGGCCCGGATTACCAGCGGAACCTGTACGACATCAAGCTCCAGCGCGCCTATGAGCGGCACGCTGAGTGCGGCTGCGGCCAGGTGGTGGCGGCATGA
- a CDS encoding phage holin, lambda family produces MKRMPERPDTWAWLAAWLEQNWPALYAGILALTIAALRIMYGGGTLRRMAVEAPLCGALALAASHGLALLGIPASTAPFFGGVIGLLGVEGTRAAAKKFFTRKVEQL; encoded by the coding sequence ATGAAGCGCATGCCTGAACGTCCCGACACCTGGGCCTGGCTCGCCGCCTGGCTCGAACAGAACTGGCCTGCCCTTTATGCGGGGATCCTGGCTCTGACCATCGCCGCCCTACGGATCATGTACGGCGGCGGCACCTTGCGGCGGATGGCTGTTGAGGCCCCCCTTTGCGGCGCCCTGGCACTGGCCGCCAGTCATGGCCTGGCACTACTCGGCATCCCCGCCTCAACCGCACCGTTCTTCGGTGGGGTAATCGGTTTGCTTGGGGTCGAAGGGACTCGCGCCGCTGCCAAGAAGTTTTTCACTCGCAAGGTAGAACAGCTATGA